The Afipia massiliensis genome has a segment encoding these proteins:
- a CDS encoding fatty-acid--CoA ligase — MLGLMQDWPLLCNRIIDHAAAIHGDSEVVTRSVEGPIHRTNYREIRARALKVAQRLDKDGLKIGDRVATLGWNTWRHLESWYGIMGIGAVCHTVNPRLFPEQIAWIINHAGDRVVMIDLTFVPLLEAIAPMLPGIERYIIYTDRAHMPETKLKNAVSYEEWIGTVDGDFAWKTFDENTAAAMCYTSGTTGDPKGVLYSHRSNVLHALIANAGDSLGTGAADTVMPVVPMFHANSWGAAFSAPSMGAKLVMPGAKLDGASVYELLTAEKVTFTVGVPTVWQMLLNYMAAEGLKLPDLKTVACGGSAMPRSMIKAFVDMGIRVRHGWGMTEMSPLGTVAALKPPFTTLTGEERLDILQTQGFPPFGVQMKITDDDGKTLPWDGKTFGRLKVSGPAVSKAYYRVDTDILDDEGYFDTGDVATIDRHGYMRITDRSKDVIKSGGEWISSIDLENLAAGHPAVAEAAVIGVHHPKWNERPLLIVRLKQENGATGDDILSFMNGRIAKWWMPDDVAFVDDIPHTATGKIHKMTLRDRFKDYRFPNAAS, encoded by the coding sequence ATGCTTGGTTTGATGCAGGACTGGCCGCTGCTGTGCAATCGGATCATCGATCACGCAGCCGCTATCCATGGCGACAGTGAGGTCGTCACGCGTTCGGTGGAAGGGCCGATTCACCGGACCAACTACCGCGAGATACGCGCCCGCGCGCTGAAGGTCGCGCAGCGGCTGGACAAGGACGGCCTCAAGATCGGCGACCGCGTTGCGACGCTAGGCTGGAATACCTGGCGTCATCTGGAATCCTGGTACGGCATCATGGGCATCGGCGCCGTTTGCCACACGGTAAATCCGCGTCTGTTCCCGGAACAGATCGCATGGATCATCAATCACGCCGGAGACCGGGTGGTGATGATCGATCTCACCTTCGTGCCGCTGCTCGAGGCCATCGCTCCGATGCTGCCGGGCATTGAGCGCTACATCATCTACACCGACCGGGCGCACATGCCGGAGACCAAGCTGAAGAACGCGGTCTCCTACGAAGAATGGATCGGTACGGTCGACGGCGATTTCGCCTGGAAGACGTTCGACGAGAACACCGCAGCGGCGATGTGCTACACCTCCGGCACCACAGGCGACCCGAAGGGCGTGCTCTATTCGCATCGCTCCAACGTACTGCATGCACTGATCGCCAATGCCGGCGACTCGCTCGGCACCGGCGCCGCCGATACCGTCATGCCGGTGGTGCCGATGTTTCACGCCAATAGCTGGGGCGCCGCTTTTTCCGCTCCATCGATGGGCGCAAAGCTGGTGATGCCTGGTGCAAAGCTCGATGGCGCTTCGGTCTACGAATTACTCACCGCCGAGAAGGTCACATTCACAGTCGGCGTGCCGACGGTGTGGCAGATGCTTCTCAACTACATGGCCGCCGAAGGACTGAAGCTGCCTGATCTGAAAACGGTGGCTTGCGGCGGCTCGGCGATGCCGCGCTCCATGATCAAGGCGTTTGTCGATATGGGCATCCGGGTGCGCCACGGCTGGGGCATGACGGAAATGAGCCCGCTCGGCACGGTCGCCGCGCTGAAACCGCCGTTCACAACACTCACGGGGGAAGAGCGGCTCGATATCCTGCAGACCCAGGGCTTTCCGCCGTTCGGCGTGCAGATGAAGATCACCGACGACGACGGAAAAACGTTGCCTTGGGACGGCAAGACATTCGGGCGGCTCAAGGTCAGCGGTCCGGCGGTGTCGAAGGCCTATTACCGGGTCGATACCGATATCCTCGACGATGAAGGCTATTTCGACACCGGCGACGTCGCGACCATCGACCGGCACGGTTACATGCGCATCACCGACCGTTCCAAGGATGTGATCAAGTCGGGCGGCGAATGGATCTCATCGATCGATCTGGAAAATCTCGCGGCGGGACATCCCGCCGTGGCAGAAGCTGCTGTCATCGGCGTTCATCATCCGAAGTGGAACGAGCGACCGCTTTTGATTGTGCGTCTCAAGCAGGAGAACGGTGCCACTGGTGACGACATCCTGAGTTTCATGAACGGCAGGATCGCCAAATGGTGGATGCCTGACGACGTCGCCTTCGTTGACGATATTCCGCACACCGCAACGGGCAAGATCCACAAGATGACGCTGCGCGACCGGTTCAAGGATTATCGCTTCCCGAACGCCGCATCGTGA
- a CDS encoding autotransporter outer membrane beta-barrel domain-containing protein, with protein sequence MTGKNKTAAKLSPRLRMGFLVSTAFATVLMAGEAARAACDPAAANNVTATCTGTTSNQGAGAPGTSLAFNGYGQQLLDLNVTIVPGATVAGTVAGIRANMATVANSGTVTGGVLGIYASTTANVINSGTIAGGTFEGIFATIANVTNSGAIIGGGDYGIRADNTATVFNSGSILGLNYGIATTTTATVTNSGSISGTGETGIYATTTATVTNSGSISGGNYGIQGNTTNVTNSGFISGTGLYGIYAVNTATVSNSGFITGGDHGIRGSTANVTNSGTITGIDLYGIYAVNTATVSNSGLITGRDFGVSAHNTTVTNSGIVIGNYGIAGATTTVANSGTIRGISNDGIYAATTANVTNFGSISGGSTGIQADTATVTNSGSISGGNVGIFAQTAIVINSGSISGGAGIVAPTAANVTNSGSILGLNYGITGTTANVTNSGTITGGINGIGVPTTGNVTNSGTIIGTGGTAIRFNAGGTAASDSLNILPGARFGGLVNFGGGADKVTFGAGNWILNTASFDAALSTVTTSGTPYVVTPNQIIVADLSGFGVMNRAVMDITGWIASVLPDTPVFEPASGGAANAFAAIENAAPRFDHAFGTVSEAMVVRAMAYAPTTPVFKGGSVADNEGNSVWAKGFGGRREQTTDGSFIGSVTIGYGGAFGYDRQITPDTKLGGFIGGSTNETALDLNAGRFDTDTLFGGLYARSFFGATFLDLALIGGKLNNESKRNIGGGLSFETASASYDGWFVNPSLALGHRFAFDHGVTVTPALKVRYVAAQFGGYTETGSSANLTVGDRNMQAFEERAEVTLANSHAFDNGSRLGVRVTGGVLAQQRTGDNTVNIALVGQNFIAATPDKQNVFGVYGGAGLDWQFGRMALFAAGEITGMNDNVTTFTGKGGVRVAW encoded by the coding sequence ATGACCGGCAAGAACAAGACAGCGGCGAAACTCTCGCCCAGGCTGCGGATGGGTTTTTTGGTCTCGACAGCGTTTGCGACCGTGCTGATGGCGGGCGAAGCGGCCCGCGCCGCCTGCGATCCCGCCGCCGCCAACAACGTCACCGCGACCTGCACCGGCACCACCAGCAACCAGGGCGCCGGCGCTCCCGGCACCAGCCTTGCGTTCAACGGTTACGGCCAGCAACTCCTCGATCTCAATGTCACGATCGTGCCCGGGGCAACGGTCGCCGGAACCGTCGCCGGCATCCGTGCCAATATGGCGACTGTCGCCAATTCCGGCACCGTCACCGGGGGCGTCTTGGGCATCTATGCCTCCACCACCGCCAACGTGATCAATTCCGGAACCATCGCAGGAGGAACCTTCGAAGGCATCTTTGCCACCATCGCCAATGTGACCAATTCGGGTGCCATCATCGGCGGCGGCGACTACGGCATCCGGGCCGACAACACGGCCACTGTATTCAATTCCGGCTCCATTTTGGGACTCAATTACGGCATCGCCACCACGACCACCGCCACTGTGACCAATTCCGGCAGCATTTCGGGAACAGGAGAGACCGGCATCTACGCCACCACCACCGCCACTGTGACCAATTCCGGCAGCATTTCAGGGGGCAACTACGGCATCCAGGGCAACACGACCAATGTGACCAATTCCGGCTTCATTTCGGGAACAGGCCTCTACGGCATTTATGCGGTCAACACAGCCACCGTGAGCAACTCCGGCTTCATCACCGGCGGCGACCACGGCATCCGGGGCAGCACAGCCAATGTGACCAATTCCGGCACCATTACGGGAATAGACCTCTACGGCATTTATGCCGTCAACACAGCCACCGTGAGCAACTCCGGCTTGATCACCGGCCGCGACTTCGGCGTCTCGGCCCACAACACCACCGTCACCAATTCCGGCATCGTCATCGGCAACTACGGCATCGCGGGCGCCACCACCACCGTGGCCAATTCCGGCACGATCAGAGGAATAAGCAACGACGGCATCTATGCCGCCACAACGGCCAATGTGACCAATTTCGGCAGCATTTCGGGGGGCAGCACTGGCATCCAGGCCGACACCGCCACCGTCACCAATTCCGGCAGCATTTCGGGGGGCAACGTCGGCATCTTCGCCCAGACAGCCATCGTGATCAATTCCGGCAGCATTTCGGGCGGGGCTGGCATCGTCGCCCCCACCGCCGCCAATGTGACCAATTCCGGCTCCATTTTGGGACTCAACTACGGCATCACCGGCACCACCGCCAATGTGACCAATTCCGGCACCATTACCGGAGGCATCAACGGTATCGGCGTCCCTACCACCGGCAACGTCACCAATTCCGGCACCATCATCGGCACAGGCGGCACGGCGATCCGCTTCAACGCCGGTGGCACAGCCGCCTCCGACAGCCTCAATATTTTGCCCGGTGCACGCTTCGGCGGGCTGGTGAACTTCGGCGGCGGCGCAGACAAAGTGACTTTTGGCGCGGGCAACTGGATTCTCAACACCGCGAGCTTCGATGCCGCGCTCTCCACCGTCACCACGTCGGGCACGCCGTATGTCGTGACACCAAACCAGATCATCGTCGCGGATCTTTCCGGCTTCGGCGTCATGAACCGCGCCGTGATGGATATCACCGGCTGGATTGCGTCCGTGCTGCCCGACACGCCGGTGTTCGAGCCGGCATCGGGCGGTGCGGCTAATGCTTTCGCCGCCATCGAAAACGCGGCACCTCGTTTTGACCACGCCTTTGGCACCGTGTCCGAAGCCATGGTCGTCAGAGCGATGGCCTATGCGCCGACGACGCCGGTGTTCAAGGGTGGTTCGGTCGCCGACAATGAAGGCAACAGCGTCTGGGCCAAAGGCTTCGGCGGACGGCGCGAGCAGACCACTGACGGCAGTTTCATCGGCAGCGTGACGATCGGTTATGGCGGCGCCTTCGGCTATGACCGGCAGATCACGCCCGATACAAAGCTCGGCGGCTTCATCGGCGGCAGCACCAATGAGACCGCACTCGACCTCAATGCCGGCCGCTTCGACACCGACACGCTGTTCGGCGGGCTCTATGCCCGCAGCTTTTTCGGCGCGACGTTCCTCGATCTGGCACTGATCGGCGGCAAGCTGAACAACGAGTCAAAGCGCAACATCGGCGGCGGGCTCTCCTTCGAAACCGCCAGCGCCTCATACGATGGCTGGTTCGTCAATCCCTCGCTCGCGCTCGGCCATCGCTTCGCGTTCGATCACGGCGTCACGGTCACCCCCGCGCTGAAAGTGCGTTACGTCGCCGCGCAGTTCGGCGGCTACACCGAGACCGGCTCCAGCGCCAATCTCACAGTGGGCGACCGCAACATGCAGGCGTTCGAGGAGCGTGCGGAGGTGACGCTGGCCAACAGCCATGCCTTCGACAATGGCAGCCGTCTTGGTGTCCGCGTCACCGGCGGCGTGCTGGCGCAGCAGCGTACCGGCGACAACACCGTCAACATCGCGCTGGTCGGGCAGAACTTCATCGCCGCGACGCCGGACAAGCAGAACGTGTTCGGCGTCTACGGCGGCGCGGGTCTGGACTGGCAATTCGGGCGCATGGCGCTGTTCGCCGCCGGTGAAATCACCGGCATGAACGACAATGTCACCACCTTCACCGGCAAAGGCGGCGTGCGCGTGGCGTGGTAG
- a CDS encoding glucan ABC transporter ATP-binding protein/ permease, translated as MIRLYVRVLELLGKEARLGWFLAAANLMLAVAQFAEPVLFGRIIDVLSGKPSTDTIFGTITSPWVLLGAWVAFGLFTIVCGAFVALHADRLAHRQRQAVLTDYFEHIMQLPLTFHTGTHSGRLMKVMLQGTDALWRVWLSFFREHFASIVSLVVLLPLSLYINWRLAGLLFILCIVFTILTTLVVRKTYGLQMEVEEHYGDLAARASDALGNVALVQSFVRVDAEVQGLRGVADKLLSAQLPVLSWWALVAVMTRASTTITILAIFVVGIILNSQGQASVGEIVMFVSFATMLIQKLEQVVSFINSVFMEAPRLREFFDVLDAVPAVRDRPDAIDPGRLTGLVEFNDVSFSYDGKRPAVEDVSFTALPGQTFALVGETGAGKSTAIALLHRAFDPQSGFIKIDGMDVRGMTLTALRRNIGVVFQEALLFNRSIADNLRVGKPDATDEELRAAAEGAQALDFIERSDLKFDTNAGERGRMLSGGERQRLSIARALLKNPPILILDEATSALDAVTEAKVNAALDTVMQGRTTFVIAHRLSTIRNATRILVFANGKVIESGTFDELVASGGYFAKLAKAQFMVQDETRAHSPALTAATASKA; from the coding sequence TTGATCCGTCTTTATGTTCGTGTTCTTGAACTGCTCGGCAAGGAAGCCCGGCTCGGCTGGTTCCTCGCCGCTGCAAACCTGATGCTTGCGGTGGCGCAGTTTGCCGAACCGGTCCTGTTCGGTCGCATCATCGACGTGCTGTCGGGAAAGCCGAGCACTGACACGATTTTCGGCACTATCACGTCGCCGTGGGTTCTGCTCGGCGCATGGGTGGCGTTCGGACTGTTCACGATCGTCTGCGGCGCCTTCGTCGCCCTGCATGCGGACCGTCTCGCGCATCGTCAGCGTCAGGCCGTGCTCACCGATTACTTCGAGCACATCATGCAATTGCCGCTCACCTTTCATACCGGCACGCATTCCGGGCGCCTGATGAAGGTGATGCTGCAAGGCACGGATGCGCTGTGGCGGGTCTGGCTCAGTTTCTTCCGCGAGCATTTCGCGTCGATCGTGTCCCTCGTGGTGCTGCTGCCGCTGTCGCTGTACATCAACTGGCGGCTCGCGGGCCTGCTGTTCATCCTGTGTATCGTTTTCACGATTCTGACCACGCTGGTGGTGCGCAAGACCTACGGCCTGCAGATGGAGGTCGAGGAGCATTACGGCGACCTCGCGGCCCGCGCATCGGACGCGCTTGGCAACGTCGCGCTGGTGCAGAGTTTCGTCCGCGTCGATGCCGAGGTGCAGGGGCTGCGCGGCGTTGCCGACAAGTTGCTGTCGGCGCAACTGCCGGTGCTGTCGTGGTGGGCGCTGGTGGCCGTCATGACCCGCGCCTCTACCACCATCACGATTCTGGCGATCTTCGTGGTCGGCATCATCCTCAACAGTCAGGGACAGGCGAGCGTCGGCGAGATCGTGATGTTCGTCTCCTTCGCCACCATGCTGATCCAGAAGCTCGAACAGGTCGTGAGCTTCATCAACAGCGTCTTTATGGAAGCGCCGCGGCTGCGAGAGTTCTTCGACGTGCTCGACGCGGTTCCCGCAGTGCGCGACCGGCCCGATGCCATCGATCCCGGCCGCCTCACCGGCCTTGTGGAATTCAATGACGTCTCGTTCTCCTATGACGGCAAGCGGCCCGCCGTCGAGGATGTCTCCTTCACTGCATTGCCGGGACAGACCTTCGCGCTGGTCGGCGAGACAGGCGCGGGCAAGTCCACGGCCATCGCGCTGCTGCACCGCGCGTTCGATCCGCAGTCCGGCTTCATCAAGATCGACGGCATGGATGTGCGCGGCATGACTCTGACGGCGCTGCGCCGGAATATCGGCGTGGTGTTTCAGGAAGCGCTGCTGTTCAACCGCTCGATCGCCGACAACCTGCGGGTCGGCAAGCCCGACGCCACCGACGAGGAACTGCGCGCCGCGGCCGAGGGCGCCCAGGCGCTCGACTTCATCGAGCGCAGCGATCTGAAGTTCGACACCAATGCCGGCGAGCGCGGACGCATGCTGTCCGGCGGCGAACGCCAGCGCCTGTCGATCGCGCGCGCGCTGCTGAAGAATCCGCCAATCCTGATCCTCGATGAAGCGACCAGCGCGCTCGACGCGGTCACCGAAGCGAAGGTCAATGCCGCGCTCGACACCGTGATGCAGGGCCGCACCACCTTCGTGATCGCCCATCGGCTGTCGACGATCCGAAATGCGACACGCATCCTGGTGTTCGCCAACGGCAAAGTGATCGAAAGCGGAACGTTCGATGAACTCGTCGCAAGCGGCGGCTATTTCGCCAAGCTCGCGAAGGCGCAGTTCATGGTTCAGGACGAGACCCGCGCCCATTCGCCCGCGCTGACGGCGGCCACGGCATCAAAGGCGTAA
- a CDS encoding copper-binding protein: MKIANIVLAVTAVLTIISSAALAQQALTGMITKIDRIRGTIAIQQEQSGTVGASAGGAAEEFKAQDRSSLDAVHVGDKVTYSTTEAGGMKTITKLQKQ; encoded by the coding sequence ATGAAAATCGCAAACATCGTTTTGGCCGTTACTGCGGTGCTCACGATCATCAGTTCGGCGGCTTTGGCCCAACAAGCCCTGACGGGAATGATTACGAAAATTGACCGGATCAGAGGCACGATCGCTATCCAACAGGAGCAAAGTGGGACCGTCGGAGCGAGTGCAGGCGGCGCTGCGGAAGAATTCAAGGCACAAGATCGCTCGTCGCTGGATGCCGTGCATGTTGGTGATAAGGTCACCTATTCCACCACGGAAGCGGGTGGAATGAAGACAATCACGAAACTCCAGAAACAATAA
- a CDS encoding YqaA family protein, with translation MLRRMYDWCIAAADKPYALWLMGAVSFAESSFFPIPPDVMLIPMSLARPQKAWLYALVCTVTSVAGGVVGYAIGALLYDSVGQWLINLYGYGDKVEAFRASYAEYGAWIILLKGLTPIPYKLVTITSGFADYNLLLFVVFSIIARGGRFFIVAILLNRYGTWIREAIEKRLGLWVIIATATLVLGFIIAFRLF, from the coding sequence ATGCTGAGACGAATGTATGACTGGTGCATCGCCGCCGCCGACAAGCCCTATGCCCTCTGGCTGATGGGAGCTGTGTCGTTTGCTGAAAGTTCGTTCTTTCCGATTCCGCCCGACGTCATGCTGATCCCGATGTCGCTGGCGCGGCCGCAGAAGGCGTGGCTCTACGCGCTGGTCTGCACGGTGACGTCGGTTGCCGGCGGCGTTGTCGGCTACGCCATCGGCGCGCTGCTTTATGACAGCGTCGGGCAGTGGCTGATCAATCTCTACGGCTACGGCGACAAGGTGGAGGCATTCCGCGCGTCCTACGCCGAATACGGCGCGTGGATCATCCTGCTGAAGGGCCTCACGCCGATCCCGTACAAGCTTGTGACGATCACATCCGGTTTCGCCGACTACAATCTGCTGCTGTTTGTGGTCTTCTCGATCATCGCGCGTGGTGGACGGTTTTTTATCGTCGCGATCCTGCTCAACCGCTACGGCACGTGGATTCGTGAAGCCATCGAGAAACGTCTCGGCCTCTGGGTGATCATTGCCACCGCCACGCTGGTGCTCGGTTTCATCATCGCATTTCGACTGTTCTGA
- a CDS encoding YybH family protein, with translation MSRAQLAEKSLDTQALFARYHVGWKTRNPDLIASLHSEDTIFWVHDGAEPIKGREALRQYCANLFATVEFRFEEGRMLFGADFWVFEWLMIIDLVDTAGKPFTAKIEMLDVFTVNQAGEVTSKNVYVNGAQRVDAFTRAGLDASRNQN, from the coding sequence ATGTCGAGAGCGCAACTGGCTGAAAAGAGCCTTGATACGCAGGCGTTGTTTGCCCGTTACCATGTCGGGTGGAAGACGCGGAATCCGGATCTGATCGCGTCGCTTCATTCCGAGGATACGATTTTCTGGGTGCACGACGGAGCAGAGCCGATCAAGGGACGTGAAGCTCTCCGGCAGTACTGTGCTAATTTATTCGCCACGGTTGAATTCAGGTTTGAAGAAGGGCGTATGCTTTTCGGCGCCGATTTCTGGGTTTTCGAATGGCTGATGATCATCGACCTCGTCGATACAGCCGGTAAGCCGTTCACGGCCAAGATCGAGATGCTTGATGTGTTCACTGTGAACCAGGCTGGCGAAGTGACCAGCAAGAACGTCTATGTGAACGGCGCTCAAAGGGTCGATGCCTTCACACGCGCCGGCCTTGATGCCAGCAGAAATCAGAACTGA
- a CDS encoding TetR/AcrR family transcriptional regulator has product MARQSERSAATIDGIVSAARKLFMARGFEAVSIDDIAAAAGIAKGGVYHHFSSKQSIFEVVLDRVQAELASQLNSRLAANKGPRTPETIAMNTYAYLKAASEPGLRRLILIDGPVVMGLQRWREMDDRHFFAAIHSGLVAIMGPKASRKQIDSAARLVTGAIMEAALATGASDNPVAVARVYCATLRSMLYGLQKDS; this is encoded by the coding sequence ATGGCTCGGCAATCAGAACGATCAGCAGCGACAATCGATGGAATTGTGAGCGCGGCTCGTAAGCTCTTCATGGCGCGCGGATTCGAAGCCGTGAGCATCGATGATATCGCCGCTGCCGCCGGCATCGCGAAGGGCGGCGTTTATCACCACTTCTCGTCCAAGCAGTCCATTTTCGAGGTGGTGCTCGATCGCGTGCAGGCGGAACTGGCGAGCCAGCTCAATTCGCGCCTTGCAGCCAACAAGGGTCCGCGCACGCCCGAAACCATCGCGATGAACACCTACGCTTACCTGAAGGCTGCGAGCGAGCCTGGATTGCGCCGGCTGATTCTGATCGATGGGCCTGTTGTCATGGGCCTGCAGCGGTGGCGCGAAATGGACGACCGTCACTTCTTTGCGGCGATCCACAGCGGTCTCGTGGCGATCATGGGGCCGAAAGCGTCCCGCAAGCAGATCGATTCTGCGGCGCGGCTTGTCACAGGCGCCATCATGGAAGCTGCGCTGGCCACCGGCGCGTCCGACAATCCGGTCGCGGTTGCGCGCGTTTACTGCGCGACCTTGCGAAGCATGCTGTACGGCCTTCAAAAGGACTCGTGA
- the hisE gene encoding phosphoribosyl-ATP diphosphatase, whose amino-acid sequence MSDSLERLYHAVIAAKDLDPATSRTARLFQRGPAKMAKKLAEEAIEVVIDAVNGNSDAVIRESADLLYNLSVLWVAAGVRPEDVWAEMDRRERVQGIAEKLPKASADKPHAAKSVSDKSGATSKAAAKIAPPSASESVARRPIVALQSSRLKKRR is encoded by the coding sequence ATGAGTGATTCGCTAGAACGGCTTTATCACGCGGTTATTGCGGCCAAGGATCTCGATCCGGCGACGTCGCGGACGGCAAGGCTGTTTCAGCGCGGCCCCGCGAAAATGGCCAAGAAGCTCGCCGAAGAAGCCATCGAGGTCGTGATCGATGCGGTCAACGGCAACTCGGATGCGGTAATCCGGGAAAGCGCGGATCTGCTCTACAATCTGTCGGTTCTCTGGGTGGCGGCAGGTGTTCGCCCGGAAGACGTATGGGCCGAAATGGATCGCCGCGAACGGGTCCAGGGCATCGCCGAAAAACTGCCGAAAGCGTCCGCTGACAAGCCGCATGCAGCCAAGTCGGTTTCTGACAAATCTGGAGCCACCTCAAAGGCGGCCGCCAAAATTGCGCCACCATCGGCCTCCGAAAGTGTTGCGCGGCGACCAATTGTCGCGCTTCAGAGCAGCCGGCTGAAAAAGCGCCGCTAA
- a CDS encoding ABC transporter substrate-binding protein, with product MPNTPYRLLRKTLLSLALLTCVCVSPGSAASALHFSFDRAIDGAAAPFVLASVRGLFRTEGLTVTTGQATSSVDAIGRVASGSSDMALADINALIRYRDKENSAPVKAVFVLYNKAPYAIIARKSRGIATMSDLEGKTIGIVDGDLAARLWPAMARLNNIKRDKIRTEKISAAVREPMLSAGQFDAVTGFSFLSAINLRDRGVPANDLAVLRFSDFGSEVYGHALIVNPKFADANPDAVKGFVRATIAGIRLSLKDPARAIDDVLLQMNGGSRDVELERLRAVLNDNIVTDEVKRNGLGGIEPGRFDAGISQIADDYEFRKRPSAGDIFDDSFLPPVSARKVN from the coding sequence ATGCCGAACACCCCGTATCGCCTCCTCCGCAAAACGCTGCTGTCGCTGGCGCTGCTGACGTGCGTCTGCGTCAGCCCCGGGTCAGCCGCGTCGGCTCTGCACTTCTCGTTTGACCGCGCGATCGACGGCGCAGCGGCACCGTTCGTACTCGCGTCCGTCCGAGGGTTGTTTCGCACCGAAGGTCTCACCGTCACCACCGGCCAGGCAACCAGTTCGGTCGACGCCATCGGGCGCGTCGCATCGGGCAGCAGCGACATGGCGCTGGCCGACATCAACGCGCTGATACGCTATCGCGACAAGGAGAACAGCGCGCCGGTCAAGGCGGTGTTCGTGCTCTACAACAAGGCGCCCTATGCGATCATCGCACGCAAGAGCCGCGGCATCGCGACCATGTCGGATCTCGAAGGCAAGACCATCGGCATCGTCGACGGCGACCTCGCAGCGCGGCTGTGGCCGGCGATGGCGCGCCTGAACAACATCAAGCGCGACAAGATCAGGACCGAGAAAATCAGCGCCGCGGTGCGCGAGCCGATGCTCTCGGCCGGTCAGTTCGATGCGGTGACCGGATTCTCATTTCTGTCGGCGATCAACCTGCGCGACCGCGGCGTCCCGGCAAACGATCTGGCGGTACTTCGGTTCTCCGATTTCGGCAGCGAGGTCTACGGGCATGCGCTGATCGTCAATCCGAAATTCGCGGACGCCAATCCGGACGCCGTGAAAGGTTTCGTGCGCGCGACCATCGCGGGCATCCGCCTGAGCCTCAAGGATCCGGCGCGCGCGATCGACGATGTGCTCCTGCAGATGAACGGCGGTTCGCGTGACGTCGAACTCGAGCGGCTGCGCGCCGTACTCAACGACAACATCGTCACCGACGAGGTCAAGCGGAACGGCCTCGGCGGCATCGAACCCGGCCGTTTCGATGCGGGCATCAGCCAGATCGCCGACGATTACGAATTCCGCAAACGTCCGTCAGCCGGCGACATTTTCGACGACAGCTTTTTGCCGCCCGTGAGCGCGCGCAAGGTCAACTGA